From a single Adhaeribacter swui genomic region:
- a CDS encoding gliding motility-associated C-terminal domain-containing protein, translating to MCSWKKRLSYSLHITLLYFLLINRLAAQDCPVKPDATLRDVKTTGQPFVNCTNSSTAGYTLQVENISQTKVANTSYSIDWGDGSPVENFSEFTARKAHTYVQRGTYNLKFRVGINGCIEEKTYRVFHGSVPNVGLSYRDTDECSPASFTFEVTQTELNEPSTKYTLDFGDGTIITFDQDDPKVFQHTYNNPSKGKSLGYTIKVTASNACKTSERTGSGIYVSNGPTPDFRLEPGPVSCVNSPVTLTDISDYGYNATDPNSRQFERQWTIEPAEGWSYASGYNEKSEKPIIQFSKEGNYAISINLAPLEGTDPKCKGGTVTKSLKVISAPTASFNTTLNPLSGCASTVSMSNTSVGEAVSYLWTVTPSAGVTAVSGSFTSKDPVFRFANSGNYTFNLKVTNSCGTSNAPPKTESIKNIPTVTLPAAAAYCGPQTISFNAANAAHKPTYNFNNTTQISYEWTVSNGPAGGANFTTSDGRTVANPSIQFNQPGVYTVSVKVTSECGTSTQANQTITINAIPTAPEAENVAICINSTATLTTNTAGTIEWFSTATGGSRLNTLPSKSFTTPVLNAAGTYTYYVQTTVNNCVSPRQPVTVTVNPAIDPKVITGAAAICANSSPGLLTGPAATGGGSAISYLWESSTTSATATDFVAATGLNNSPNNQINFQPGVLSRTTYFRRKAISSPCATATSNVIAITVNPIPPMPIVPAVNPVCVGNTVTFTANAVTGVSYTWYDENNAVLPNSAANSNQFTTPALTREGTYTYYVSSKSTANCVSAKTAVTVQVLPAITNNRIVSEQPAICAGEIPGLIRSALQPSGGNGYGNFTYLWQSKTDRDTEWKTAASGPDPNYANTSENYQPTAITRTTTFRRVISSGSCATPSFSNEIVIEVIPSSLAPEVATVAPICSGESTQLRVTSTGGIYEWFTSPTATNSVFTGPVFTTPVLTATTTFYVHNRTTTCVSPRTPVVVQVNPVISNNTIAPVAAACADGKPNTLIGSDPLGGAGAGTYTYRWESRTEFTAFSPVNGDATFSNTKKDYAPGILNQTTWYRRIVKSGTCEDVSAEVKVDVLALITGNTIGVNGGSEFCAGENTTTITGLGTISGGTGQYTYVWESSTDEFRSNYVIVAQGTGNSYAEYSPQNLTQTTWFRRVITSGPCLANTSNVVKITINALPATPVVAPLAAICVGSSATLVVNPVTGTTFSVTDEKGNLIPNNTSAANRFTTPALIEPGAYTFFVKATNVTNCASAQTLVTVQVLPALANYNITQPEPICKGESPTEIGSAANPVGGNNTYTYVWESKAIDEADFKVINTAGNASTFKPGPLTKTTFFRRKITSGPCSEYSNVIEVKVNELLVNKLTGTNQEICQNVRPSTILGQAASGGDGANYQYVWETSSDNVLYTAATTATGESNSQANFQPALLTPGNWWFRRKVISGPCVSYSAPVLIKVNTALANNTIRLNGNLAICVNSKPDAIQGSLPTGGNGTPTYTWQVSLDGQQFTNAPQVNNLKDFTPGTLTQTTWYRRIVDAASCLPDTSNVIKVEVYQPVTNNIILTRDQEICLGSEAPVLEGSTPEKGNGQYTYRWESRRDNQAFMVATTSGSSDPTAKNYAPGTLAKGVWYFRRWVSSGPCQEVVSQVVKITVNDPLSGHFITANQTIRVGDKPAPLTGSRPKGGGSTITYRWEIKTEETGYFQPIAGNTNSLNYAPPVLSKTTWFRRIALSGGCESISNEIEITVAQAIANNIIAANQTVCYGSEPNLLEGSTPTGGDGTFTYIWEYSTTGLASDFVTAPNPSFDQNYQPGRLKETTWFRRKVSSAGNTHLSNTIKITVAAQISENSITGSQTICYNDTPTVLTGAPVTGGANQPDYLWESSTDGINFITAPGISNQASYSPGALTRTTWYRRNVSSGGCTNLASNLVQVTVVPLPVLAPVSPVTVCPGNSATLTVDANNYQIEWYETATSTTPLHVGRSFATPALNRERTYYAQPVNQGCAGERIAIKVLLEAPVANAGTDVTIEAGKSTELQGSGGVSYQWSPAEGLSDPNIANPIASPKETTRYTLTITNAQGCTATDEVVVALMPGVSVPNGFTPNGDGRNDVWELANIEQYPNCEVKIFNRWGTLLYTSSGYKQPWDGTYNQQALPVATYYYTIILKPGAKPLSGSVTIIK from the coding sequence ATGTGTAGTTGGAAAAAACGACTAAGTTATAGCCTACATATTACTTTACTTTATTTTTTACTCATTAACCGTTTAGCGGCCCAGGATTGTCCCGTTAAACCAGATGCTACTCTACGGGATGTAAAAACCACTGGTCAGCCTTTTGTAAACTGTACCAATTCTTCTACAGCCGGCTATACCTTACAGGTAGAGAATATCTCTCAAACAAAAGTAGCAAATACCTCCTATTCCATTGACTGGGGCGATGGCTCGCCGGTAGAAAACTTTAGCGAATTTACTGCCCGAAAAGCCCACACCTATGTGCAACGGGGCACATACAACTTAAAGTTTAGAGTAGGGATTAACGGTTGCATAGAAGAAAAAACCTATAGGGTATTTCATGGCAGTGTACCCAATGTAGGATTAAGTTACCGCGATACAGATGAATGCTCCCCAGCTAGTTTTACGTTTGAAGTAACCCAAACCGAATTGAATGAACCATCCACCAAGTACACCCTGGATTTTGGCGATGGTACTATTATTACCTTCGACCAGGATGATCCCAAAGTATTTCAACATACTTATAACAATCCCTCTAAAGGAAAATCGCTGGGCTATACCATTAAAGTAACTGCGTCCAATGCTTGTAAAACGTCCGAACGCACGGGTAGCGGCATTTACGTTTCTAACGGACCAACCCCGGATTTTAGACTAGAACCCGGCCCGGTAAGTTGTGTGAATTCGCCGGTTACGCTAACCGATATTTCGGATTATGGCTACAACGCTACCGACCCGAACTCCCGCCAATTTGAGCGCCAATGGACTATTGAACCGGCGGAGGGTTGGTCTTATGCCTCCGGCTACAATGAAAAGTCAGAAAAACCTATAATACAATTTAGTAAAGAAGGAAATTACGCTATTTCCATTAACCTGGCTCCTCTGGAAGGTACCGACCCTAAATGTAAAGGAGGCACCGTTACTAAAAGTTTAAAAGTTATCTCGGCGCCAACAGCTAGTTTTAACACTACTTTAAATCCATTATCCGGATGTGCTTCAACGGTAAGCATGAGCAATACTTCGGTAGGCGAAGCAGTTTCTTACCTGTGGACGGTAACCCCGTCTGCGGGAGTAACGGCTGTTAGTGGTTCCTTTACTTCCAAGGATCCCGTTTTTCGATTTGCGAATTCTGGTAATTATACATTTAATTTAAAGGTAACTAACAGTTGCGGCACTTCTAATGCGCCACCTAAAACTGAATCTATAAAAAATATACCTACGGTTACTTTGCCGGCAGCGGCAGCTTATTGTGGCCCGCAAACAATTAGTTTTAATGCGGCAAATGCGGCGCATAAACCCACCTATAATTTTAATAATACCACCCAAATTTCGTATGAATGGACGGTAAGTAACGGACCAGCCGGGGGAGCTAATTTTACTACCAGCGATGGCCGTACTGTGGCTAACCCCAGTATTCAGTTTAATCAGCCTGGCGTGTATACGGTTTCGGTTAAAGTTACGAGTGAATGCGGTACTTCCACCCAGGCCAACCAAACTATCACCATAAATGCCATACCAACTGCTCCCGAAGCTGAAAATGTTGCTATATGCATTAATTCAACCGCTACCTTAACTACTAATACCGCCGGAACAATCGAGTGGTTTTCTACTGCTACCGGCGGTTCCCGGTTAAATACTTTACCCAGTAAGTCATTTACTACGCCGGTGTTAAATGCGGCCGGCACTTACACGTATTATGTTCAAACTACCGTAAATAATTGTGTAAGTCCGCGTCAACCCGTTACAGTTACAGTTAATCCGGCCATAGACCCCAAGGTAATTACGGGAGCAGCGGCCATTTGCGCTAATAGCAGCCCCGGTTTATTAACCGGACCCGCCGCTACCGGCGGAGGTAGTGCCATCAGCTATTTGTGGGAAAGCAGTACCACCAGCGCGACTGCTACCGATTTTGTTGCTGCAACCGGCTTAAACAACAGCCCCAATAACCAGATAAACTTTCAACCGGGCGTTTTATCCCGCACTACTTATTTCCGACGCAAAGCTATTTCATCGCCTTGTGCTACCGCTACAAGTAATGTTATAGCCATTACGGTAAATCCAATACCACCTATGCCCATTGTACCGGCAGTAAATCCGGTTTGCGTGGGTAACACTGTTACTTTTACGGCCAATGCGGTTACCGGAGTATCCTATACCTGGTACGATGAAAATAATGCAGTACTGCCTAATAGTGCCGCTAACAGCAACCAGTTTACTACCCCTGCTTTAACCCGCGAAGGCACTTATACTTATTACGTTTCGAGTAAAAGCACCGCTAATTGCGTTAGTGCGAAAACGGCGGTTACCGTGCAGGTACTTCCGGCCATTACCAATAACCGTATTGTAAGCGAACAACCGGCTATATGCGCCGGAGAAATCCCTGGTTTAATCCGGAGTGCTTTACAACCAAGTGGCGGGAATGGTTACGGCAACTTTACTTATTTATGGCAAAGCAAAACCGACCGCGACACCGAATGGAAAACGGCGGCTAGTGGCCCCGATCCGAACTATGCGAATACTAGTGAGAATTACCAGCCTACGGCCATCACCCGCACCACTACCTTCCGGCGGGTAATTTCTTCCGGTTCCTGCGCAACGCCCAGTTTCAGTAATGAGATTGTTATTGAAGTAATTCCGTCTTCGCTGGCGCCCGAAGTAGCCACGGTGGCACCAATTTGTTCCGGCGAATCTACGCAATTGCGAGTTACTTCCACCGGCGGCATTTACGAATGGTTTACCTCCCCAACAGCAACCAACAGCGTGTTTACCGGTCCGGTATTTACCACGCCGGTTTTAACGGCCACTACCACTTTTTACGTACATAATCGCACTACTACCTGCGTAAGTCCCCGAACACCGGTGGTAGTACAGGTAAACCCCGTAATTTCGAATAACACCATAGCTCCGGTAGCGGCAGCTTGCGCCGACGGTAAACCCAATACCTTAATTGGTTCCGACCCGCTGGGTGGCGCCGGTGCCGGCACCTATACTTACCGCTGGGAAAGCCGTACTGAGTTTACCGCCTTTAGCCCGGTAAATGGCGATGCTACTTTTTCTAATACCAAGAAAGATTACGCACCTGGCATTTTAAACCAAACTACCTGGTACCGCCGGATTGTAAAATCAGGAACCTGCGAAGATGTTTCGGCGGAAGTTAAAGTAGACGTTCTGGCCCTTATCACGGGCAATACCATTGGCGTAAATGGTGGTTCTGAATTTTGCGCCGGCGAAAATACAACTACCATTACCGGTTTAGGAACTATAAGCGGAGGTACCGGCCAATACACCTACGTTTGGGAAAGCAGCACCGATGAGTTCCGTTCTAACTACGTAATTGTAGCGCAGGGAACGGGTAATTCATACGCTGAGTACTCCCCACAAAATTTAACACAAACCACCTGGTTCCGACGGGTAATTACTTCTGGCCCTTGTCTGGCAAATACCAGCAATGTGGTAAAAATTACCATTAATGCCCTACCGGCAACTCCCGTAGTTGCGCCTTTAGCAGCCATTTGCGTAGGTAGTTCCGCTACCTTAGTTGTGAATCCCGTAACCGGTACTACTTTTTCGGTTACCGATGAAAAAGGAAATTTGATTCCCAATAACACCTCTGCTGCTAATCGTTTCACCACCCCTGCATTGATTGAACCGGGAGCGTACACTTTTTTTGTAAAGGCCACCAATGTTACCAACTGTGCCAGCGCGCAAACCTTGGTAACGGTACAAGTATTACCAGCCTTAGCTAATTACAATATAACCCAACCCGAACCTATATGCAAAGGCGAAAGCCCCACCGAAATAGGCAGTGCCGCTAATCCGGTAGGGGGTAATAATACCTACACGTATGTTTGGGAAAGTAAAGCTATTGATGAAGCCGATTTTAAAGTTATAAATACTGCTGGCAATGCTTCTACTTTCAAACCTGGTCCGTTAACCAAAACTACCTTTTTCCGGCGAAAAATTACTTCTGGTCCTTGTTCGGAGTACAGCAATGTGATTGAAGTTAAGGTAAACGAATTACTGGTAAATAAATTAACTGGCACTAATCAGGAAATCTGCCAGAATGTACGGCCGTCTACAATCCTGGGGCAAGCTGCCTCCGGCGGAGATGGTGCTAATTACCAGTATGTATGGGAAACCAGCTCTGATAATGTACTCTACACCGCAGCTACTACCGCGACAGGTGAATCTAATTCCCAGGCCAACTTTCAGCCTGCTTTACTTACTCCGGGCAATTGGTGGTTCCGGCGCAAAGTAATTTCGGGTCCTTGTGTTTCTTATAGCGCGCCCGTATTAATTAAAGTAAACACTGCCCTGGCCAACAATACCATTCGGCTTAACGGAAACCTTGCTATTTGCGTGAATAGCAAACCCGATGCTATTCAAGGTTCTTTACCCACCGGGGGCAACGGAACCCCGACGTATACCTGGCAGGTAAGCCTGGATGGCCAGCAATTTACAAATGCTCCGCAGGTTAATAATTTAAAAGATTTTACGCCCGGCACCCTAACCCAAACTACCTGGTACCGCCGGATTGTAGATGCCGCTTCCTGTTTACCCGACACCAGCAATGTAATTAAAGTAGAAGTTTACCAACCTGTTACCAATAACATTATTCTTACCCGCGATCAGGAAATATGCCTGGGCAGCGAAGCTCCGGTTTTAGAAGGCTCTACCCCGGAAAAAGGAAATGGACAGTATACTTATCGTTGGGAAAGCCGGCGCGACAACCAGGCCTTTATGGTAGCCACTACTTCGGGCAGCAGCGACCCGACGGCTAAAAACTATGCGCCGGGCACCTTAGCCAAAGGAGTTTGGTATTTCCGCCGGTGGGTTTCTTCCGGGCCGTGCCAGGAAGTCGTGAGCCAGGTTGTTAAAATTACCGTGAACGATCCCCTATCGGGTCATTTTATTACGGCTAACCAAACCATCCGGGTGGGCGATAAACCAGCGCCTTTAACCGGCTCCAGACCAAAAGGCGGTGGAAGCACCATTACGTACCGTTGGGAAATTAAAACAGAAGAAACAGGATATTTTCAACCAATTGCGGGTAATACTAATTCTTTGAATTACGCTCCTCCTGTATTAAGTAAAACCACCTGGTTCCGGCGCATCGCTCTTTCGGGTGGGTGCGAATCAATCAGTAACGAAATTGAAATTACCGTAGCCCAGGCTATCGCCAATAACATTATCGCGGCGAACCAAACTGTATGTTACGGGTCAGAACCTAACTTATTAGAAGGCTCCACTCCTACGGGGGGCGATGGTACTTTTACTTACATCTGGGAATACAGCACAACCGGTTTAGCGTCTGATTTTGTAACCGCTCCCAATCCTTCTTTCGACCAAAATTACCAACCGGGCCGGTTAAAAGAAACTACCTGGTTCCGGCGAAAAGTTAGTTCGGCGGGCAATACCCATTTGTCCAATACCATTAAGATTACGGTAGCCGCCCAAATTTCAGAAAACTCCATTACCGGTAGCCAGACTATCTGTTATAATGATACGCCCACTGTTTTAACTGGTGCCCCGGTAACGGGCGGGGCTAACCAACCCGATTACTTATGGGAAAGCAGCACCGATGGCATAAACTTTATAACGGCGCCGGGTATCAGTAATCAGGCATCTTACTCGCCGGGCGCTCTTACCCGTACCACCTGGTACCGCCGGAATGTAAGCAGTGGCGGTTGCACCAACCTGGCCAGTAATTTAGTACAGGTTACAGTTGTTCCGCTACCGGTTTTAGCGCCAGTTAGCCCAGTTACTGTTTGCCCGGGTAACAGCGCTACTTTAACTGTAGATGCCAATAATTACCAGATAGAATGGTATGAAACCGCTACCAGTACAACGCCGCTGCACGTGGGCCGCAGTTTTGCTACACCGGCCCTGAACAGAGAACGCACTTATTATGCTCAACCTGTAAACCAAGGATGTGCCGGGGAACGCATAGCCATTAAAGTGTTACTGGAAGCTCCCGTGGCCAATGCCGGAACAGATGTAACCATTGAAGCCGGTAAATCAACGGAGTTACAAGGCAGCGGTGGCGTAAGCTACCAATGGTCGCCGGCCGAAGGTTTGAGTGATCCTAACATTGCCAACCCGATTGCCAGCCCCAAAGAAACCACCCGGTACACGCTTACCATTACCAATGCGCAAGGCTGCACTGCTACCGACGAAGTAGTAGTAGCATTAATGCCGGGTGTATCGGTGCCCAACGGATTTACCCCGAACGGCGACGGCCGGAATGATGTATGGGAATTGGCCAACATTGAGCAATATCCGAATTGTGAAGTTAAAATTTTTAACCGTTGGGGTACTTTGCTTTATACTTCATCCGGTTATAAGCAACCCTGGGATGGCACTTACAATCAGCAAGCTTTACCGGTAGCTACTTACTATTATACCATTATTTTAAAACCAGGCGCCAAGCCTTTATCCGGCAGCGTCACTATTATCAAATAA
- a CDS encoding PorP/SprF family type IX secretion system membrane protein → MKNFYTFWLLLLLAGNLQAQQRPHFSQYMINNYILNPAISGIEDYTDVKLGFRRQWMGLEGAPLTYYTSAHTPLNKTDITVSALRNKDRRIKRIGLHQKARPHHGVGFIAQVDKTGPLKSTSFNASYAYHIPFSNKIKLSTGIAGGMLKYRLNANEVFLANQNDPTLYDNDISRLKFNLSVGLWLYSQQFYVGIAGNQLLRNNQDFNSNANYNGPGLLQKHYIITGGVRLDVTPEISLVPSVQVNVALPSPPSYDFNLKAIYSDRFWVGSSYRRGDAIAGLAGVNISSVMDLGYSYDVTTSGLSASNAGSHEIVVGFKLQNRGKVICPIWMW, encoded by the coding sequence ATGAAAAATTTTTATACTTTCTGGTTGCTTCTATTATTAGCGGGAAATTTGCAGGCCCAACAGCGGCCCCATTTCAGCCAATACATGATCAATAACTATATTTTAAATCCGGCGATTTCCGGCATCGAGGATTATACGGATGTGAAACTTGGTTTTCGGCGGCAATGGATGGGTTTGGAAGGAGCGCCGCTCACTTATTATACCAGCGCCCATACGCCCCTGAACAAAACCGATATAACTGTATCGGCGCTGCGCAACAAAGATCGCCGGATTAAACGGATTGGTTTACACCAAAAGGCGCGCCCGCACCATGGCGTTGGTTTTATAGCCCAGGTAGATAAAACCGGCCCTTTAAAAAGCACTTCTTTTAATGCCAGCTATGCATATCATATCCCGTTTAGCAATAAAATTAAACTGTCGACGGGCATTGCGGGAGGTATGCTGAAGTATCGTTTGAATGCCAACGAGGTTTTTCTAGCCAATCAAAACGATCCTACTTTGTATGATAATGATATCAGCCGGCTTAAATTTAATTTAAGCGTAGGCCTATGGCTATACTCCCAGCAATTTTACGTAGGTATAGCGGGTAATCAGTTACTCCGCAATAATCAGGATTTTAACAGCAACGCTAATTACAATGGACCCGGCTTATTGCAAAAACATTACATCATCACTGGTGGCGTACGGTTAGATGTTACTCCGGAAATAAGCCTGGTACCATCGGTGCAGGTAAATGTAGCCTTACCGAGCCCGCCTTCTTACGACTTTAACTTAAAAGCCATATACAGCGACCGGTTTTGGGTAGGTAGCTCGTACCGGCGCGGCGATGCTATTGCGGGTTTAGCCGGGGTAAACATTAGCTCCGTCATGGATTTAGGTTATTCTTACGATGTAACTACTTCGGGCTTAAGCGCCAGCAATGCCGGCAGCCACGAAATTGTAGTGGGTTTTAAATTACAAAACCGAGGTAAAGTAATTTGCCCGATCTGGATGTGGTAA
- a CDS encoding alkaline phosphatase family protein, producing MRYKILIVFIILLHLHNNPLKAQHRLKTENVILITLDGFRWRELFTGADEDFISEKDFVKDKDALKEKFWHDDPLIRRQKLLPFVWTTLAQNGQIYGNRNHNNKVNLHNKHRFSYPGYHEILTGFTDDRRVDSNDKKDNPNKTVLEFINEQKGFRKKVAAFGSWDLFPYILNKNRSGLLINAGFDTASTPHLTNREKFLNKLQARVPSPWLNVRLDAFTHYFALEHLKKASPRVLYIAYGETDDFAHEGSYEAYLKSAHQTDAFIKELWEWVQHTPKYRNKTTLLITTDHGRGNNKRSWQNHGSNIGEADETWFMVLGPDTPALGEVKEAGQYYTDQLAQTLTTFLGITYKPDKPAGEVIKAVFKNPEIISSAE from the coding sequence ATGCGCTATAAGATTTTAATTGTTTTTATTATTTTACTGCACTTACATAACAACCCCTTAAAAGCCCAGCACCGGCTAAAAACAGAAAACGTAATTTTAATAACCCTGGATGGTTTTCGGTGGCGGGAACTGTTTACGGGTGCCGATGAAGACTTTATTTCGGAAAAAGATTTTGTAAAAGATAAAGATGCTTTAAAAGAAAAGTTCTGGCACGATGATCCGCTAATACGCCGCCAAAAATTACTCCCGTTTGTATGGACCACCTTAGCTCAAAATGGACAAATTTATGGAAACAGGAACCACAATAACAAAGTTAATCTGCACAATAAACACCGGTTCTCCTACCCGGGCTACCACGAAATTTTAACCGGTTTTACCGACGACCGCCGTGTAGACAGTAACGACAAAAAAGATAACCCCAATAAAACGGTATTGGAATTTATAAATGAGCAGAAGGGATTCCGGAAGAAAGTAGCCGCTTTTGGTTCCTGGGATTTATTCCCGTACATTTTAAATAAAAATCGCTCTGGTTTACTTATTAATGCAGGTTTTGATACCGCCAGCACGCCCCATCTGACTAACCGCGAAAAATTTTTAAATAAATTACAAGCCAGGGTTCCCAGTCCGTGGCTAAATGTGCGTTTAGATGCTTTTACCCATTACTTTGCCCTGGAACATTTAAAAAAAGCTTCGCCGCGGGTGCTCTACATAGCTTACGGCGAAACCGATGATTTTGCCCACGAAGGCAGTTACGAAGCTTACTTAAAATCGGCGCACCAAACCGATGCCTTTATCAAGGAACTTTGGGAATGGGTGCAACACACCCCGAAATACCGGAATAAAACCACTTTGCTTATAACTACCGACCATGGCCGGGGTAATAATAAAAGATCGTGGCAAAATCACGGCTCCAACATCGGCGAAGCCGACGAAACATGGTTTATGGTTCTGGGACCGGATACGCCAGCTTTAGGCGAAGTAAAAGAAGCCGGCCAATATTACACCGACCAATTAGCTCAAACGCTTACTACCTTCCTCGGTATTACTTACAAGCCAGACAAACCGGCTGGAGAGGTAATCAAAGCGGTATTTAAAAATCCGGAGATAATTAGTTCTGCGGAGTAA
- a CDS encoding DUF294 nucleotidyltransferase-like domain-containing protein, translating to MTDRFQVLKNAVPFNLLPDEVLMGVVDLLEEVKYTKDTTVYHQEVSKLRGVDIIAAGEYESFFYDSAQNKRLLDHHRVGYCYGGISVLLNRRKSLRTVIAKKGTVVYFLHRRDFRALCQAYDAFFHFFTTDYGKRMLNDEFAHFAKRPAAFEESYIASEQLYSRKIESLEYREIVACPPDTPVYQVAQMMAEHKVSCSFVEEEPGKIIGFVTDITLRDNVVARQADAQLPVKNFMDNPIVTINAQAYIYEAILLMFQTNTRYLLVEQNGQFRGFLSRNRLLSEQAQSPFMFIQSVKLALSLDELKGKWQKVPEIVTQLLSRGVNAEIVNQVITTVADTIALKVIQGGLDEMGTPPAKFVFMVLGSEGRKEQTLKTDQDNAIIYEDKANEQRELVREYFLKFADLISERLDQIGFSFCTGGFMAKNPKWTHSLSHWKRNYTSWMQDIVPETVMNFSTFFDCRYLYGEKSIMDELQEFLDQELQQPMERLYFHMAKNALQYEPPLTFFRNIRTFTVGSQEVFNIKKAMTPIVDLVRVYALQNCIFVTNTGERLAALKEKGIFTEKQYLELIQSYYYLMSVRLKKQANQITRDKAEPENYMDVRSLTKIEQVTIIEIFKIIKDFQAGIKLKFTNNLFG from the coding sequence ATGACCGATCGATTTCAAGTTCTGAAAAACGCTGTTCCCTTTAACCTGTTACCCGACGAGGTATTAATGGGAGTAGTCGATTTGCTGGAAGAAGTAAAGTATACCAAAGACACAACCGTTTACCATCAGGAAGTGAGTAAGCTGCGGGGAGTTGATATTATTGCTGCCGGCGAATACGAATCTTTCTTTTACGATAGCGCCCAAAATAAACGTTTACTGGATCATCACCGGGTCGGATATTGTTACGGCGGCATTTCGGTGTTGCTAAACCGGCGTAAATCCCTCCGGACGGTTATTGCCAAAAAAGGAACCGTGGTTTATTTCCTGCACCGCCGCGATTTTCGAGCACTATGTCAGGCTTACGACGCATTTTTTCATTTTTTCACTACCGATTATGGCAAGCGCATGCTCAACGACGAGTTTGCGCATTTTGCGAAACGCCCGGCAGCTTTCGAAGAAAGTTACATTGCCTCGGAGCAACTATATTCCCGCAAAATTGAAAGCCTGGAGTACCGCGAAATAGTAGCCTGCCCTCCGGATACGCCCGTGTACCAGGTAGCGCAAATGATGGCCGAACATAAAGTAAGTTGCTCGTTTGTGGAGGAAGAACCCGGCAAAATTATTGGCTTTGTAACCGATATTACCCTCCGGGATAACGTAGTAGCCAGGCAAGCCGATGCGCAGCTGCCGGTTAAAAACTTCATGGACAATCCCATTGTTACCATTAATGCGCAGGCCTATATCTACGAAGCCATTTTGCTCATGTTCCAGACGAATACCCGTTATTTGTTGGTAGAGCAAAACGGACAATTCCGGGGTTTTCTGAGCCGCAACCGCTTATTAAGCGAGCAGGCGCAGTCGCCGTTTATGTTTATTCAATCGGTAAAACTAGCGCTTTCGCTGGATGAGTTAAAGGGCAAGTGGCAAAAAGTACCCGAAATAGTAACCCAGCTCTTAAGCCGGGGTGTGAACGCCGAAATTGTGAACCAGGTAATTACTACAGTAGCCGATACGATTGCTTTAAAAGTAATTCAGGGCGGGCTGGATGAAATGGGTACGCCGCCGGCCAAGTTTGTTTTTATGGTATTGGGCAGCGAAGGTCGTAAAGAGCAAACTTTAAAGACGGACCAGGACAACGCGATTATTTACGAAGACAAAGCCAACGAGCAACGCGAACTGGTGCGGGAGTATTTTTTAAAATTTGCCGATTTAATTTCCGAACGATTAGACCAGATTGGCTTTAGTTTTTGCACCGGTGGTTTTATGGCGAAAAATCCGAAATGGACGCATTCTTTATCGCACTGGAAACGCAATTACACCAGTTGGATGCAAGACATTGTGCCCGAAACGGTGATGAATTTCTCTACTTTTTTCGATTGCCGCTACCTGTACGGTGAAAAATCCATTATGGACGAATTGCAAGAATTTCTGGATCAGGAACTGCAGCAACCTATGGAGCGGCTTTATTTTCACATGGCCAAAAATGCCCTGCAATACGAGCCGCCACTTACTTTTTTCCGGAATATCCGCACGTTTACCGTGGGGAGTCAGGAAGTTTTTAACATTAAAAAAGCCATGACCCCAATTGTGGATTTGGTGCGGGTATACGCGTTGCAAAACTGTATTTTTGTTACCAATACCGGCGAGCGGCTCGCGGCTTTAAAAGAAAAAGGCATTTTCACTGAAAAGCAATATCTGGAACTGATACAATCGTATTATTACCTGATGAGTGTTCGCCTGAAAAAACAAGCCAACCAAATTACCCGCGACAAAGCCGAACCCGAAAACTACATGGACGTACGCAGCCTCACCAAAATTGAACAGGTAACGATCATCGAAATTTTTAAAATTATTAAAGATTTTCAGGCCGGCATAAAGCTAAAGTTTACCAATAACCTGTTTGGGTGA